One region of Limnospira fusiformis SAG 85.79 genomic DNA includes:
- a CDS encoding bluetail domain-containing putative surface protein yields the protein MAIRYPSPQDQYMLELINRGRRSPQGEANLYLDGYLNKGIAAGTITTEPKQPLAFNLNLNAAAETHSQSMLDDNYFSHDGIDGTTPHERMEIAGYPFSGRSMSGENISWSGSTGDIDFTERVQGNYERLFQSTTGHRQNLMNADFREVGLASLQGDFTSTGRTYNSVMTTQNFAYSSDRGPFILGVAYSDTVTEDNFYTVGEGIGGLTVRAVNTNDNSQVFTTTTWDSGGYSLEVHPNTSYTVTFSGDWNGDGKTDTANYRVVVDSENVQQDWIVGSPAEPEPPAEPEPPIPVVEPPESEPTPPEIPVPPTEPPEPEPIRGTRGNDLLRGTPGHDTIYGLAGNDTLIGGKGNDYLDGGPGNDSLLGGPGQDTLIGGAGNDTLNGGPGQDILTGGRGADIFVFQFGESRVAAPDHITDLEIGTDKIDLLNRRGRDIGAPENLTRARNSNAPNLRTLVNQVFRNADGGQAGRQPLEPNSAALVMATHPNIRGTYLVINDNVRGFQAPNDLVINITGYTGDLPGFGEIPVEDFFVV from the coding sequence ATGGCTATTAGATATCCTTCTCCTCAAGACCAATATATGCTGGAATTGATCAACCGTGGTCGGCGATCGCCTCAAGGTGAAGCTAATCTATATCTGGATGGATATCTCAATAAAGGAATTGCTGCGGGAACAATTACCACTGAACCAAAACAACCTTTAGCATTCAACCTAAACCTGAATGCAGCGGCGGAAACCCACAGCCAGTCTATGCTGGATGATAACTATTTCTCTCATGATGGTATTGATGGTACAACACCTCATGAGCGTATGGAGATCGCTGGTTATCCCTTTTCTGGGCGATCGATGAGTGGTGAAAATATTTCTTGGTCAGGAAGCACTGGAGATATTGACTTTACTGAGAGAGTTCAGGGGAACTATGAAAGACTTTTTCAGTCAACTACAGGTCATCGTCAGAACTTAATGAACGCTGATTTCCGGGAGGTTGGACTGGCTTCCCTACAAGGAGATTTTACCTCGACCGGGCGGACTTATAATTCGGTAATGACTACCCAGAATTTTGCTTATTCCAGTGACAGGGGACCCTTTATTCTGGGTGTGGCTTATAGTGATACTGTGACTGAGGATAACTTCTATACAGTTGGTGAAGGTATTGGTGGACTAACGGTTAGAGCAGTTAATACCAACGATAATAGTCAGGTATTCACCACTACAACCTGGGATTCGGGGGGTTATAGCTTAGAAGTTCATCCAAATACCTCCTATACAGTAACTTTTTCCGGTGATTGGAATGGAGACGGTAAAACAGATACAGCCAATTATCGAGTTGTGGTGGATTCGGAAAACGTCCAACAAGATTGGATAGTTGGGTCTCCCGCAGAACCGGAACCACCCGCAGAACCGGAACCACCCATACCTGTAGTCGAACCACCAGAATCGGAACCGACACCACCGGAAATACCCGTACCACCAACGGAACCACCCGAACCAGAACCAATTAGGGGTACTCGTGGCAATGATTTATTACGAGGAACCCCTGGTCATGACACCATCTATGGATTAGCAGGTAATGATACTTTAATCGGTGGAAAAGGTAACGATTATTTAGATGGAGGTCCAGGAAATGACAGCCTCCTTGGTGGTCCCGGTCAGGATACTTTAATCGGTGGTGCTGGTAACGACACCCTCAACGGTGGTCCCGGTCAAGATATTCTCACTGGTGGTCGTGGTGCTGATATCTTTGTGTTCCAGTTTGGGGAATCGAGGGTAGCCGCTCCTGACCATATTACCGACTTGGAAATCGGTACTGATAAAATTGACTTGCTGAACCGACGCGGACGGGATATCGGGGCTCCTGAGAATTTGACCCGCGCTAGAAATAGCAATGCTCCTAACCTGCGAACCCTGGTTAATCAGGTATTTCGTAATGCTGATGGCGGACAAGCCGGACGACAACCATTAGAACCTAATAGTGCTGCATTAGTGATGGCGACTCATCCTAATATTCGCGGCACTTATCTAGTGATTAATGATAATGTTCGTGGTTTTCAGGCTCCGAATGATTTAGTTATCAACATCACTGGATATACAGGGGATTTACCAGGTTTCGGAGAGATTCCGGTTGAGGATTTCTTTGTAGTGTAA
- a CDS encoding Calx-beta domain-containing protein produces the protein MENTSEILGLTVPDPPDYLNPLPSLGFIGDVSVKPLTAALEIEAALTQVNQQLTEFVASANFEADLQTAFGEYTDVELGATIIEALAKSSQLPDMIVVSSDLMNGVNGGFDSLTGTVYLSDAIIHSDQLVNVITEEFGHYIDSQLNEIDSPGDEGELFMRLVNGEVLSEVDLTYLRNKDDRVMILGGLVEVEANEDIVIDNPANFFPEMSIADTEILEGDRGRSFAEFPVTLNSPSDKIITVNFTTADGTATVADGDYELTNGRLIFPRGETERMIRVPVIGDTKVEPDETFRVILSDPQNVTLANAVATGTIINDDIAQISISDTQILEGDRGRSFAEFKVTLDRPSNQMVRVNFTTADGTATVADEDYEPTSGQLVFPRGQTERVIRVPVIGDTKVEPDETFKVILSEPENAELGRDEAIGTILNDDVPEMSIADTEILEGDRGRSFAEFKVTLNSPSDQMITVNFTTADGTATVADRDYQPTNGRLVFPRGETERVIRVPVFGDTKVEPDETFRVILSDPQNVTLANRQATGTILNDDIAQISISDTQILEGDRGRSFAEFKVTLDRPSNQMVRVNFTTADDTATVADEDYEETSGQLVFPRGQTERVIRVPVIGDTKVEPDETFKVILSEPENAELGRDEAIGTILNDDDDDIIVPEMSIADTEILEGDRGRSFAEFPVTLNSPSDKIITVNFTTADGTATVADRDYERTTGRLVFPRGETERMIRVPVIGDTKVEPDETFRVILSDPQNVTLANAVATGTIINDDIAQISISDTEIMEGDRGRSFAEFKVTLDRPSNQMVRVNFTTADGTATVADEDYEPTSGQLVFPRGQTERVIRVPVIGDTKVEPDETFKVILSEPENAELGRDEAIGTILNDDIIVPEMSIADTQILEGDRGRSFAEFKVTLNRPSDQIVRVNFTTGDGTATVADSDYERTRGELVFPRGQTERVIRVPVIGDTKVEPDETFRVILSNPQNVTLANRQATGTILNDDVPEISIADTQILEGDRGRSFAEFKVTLDRPSNQMVRVNFTTADDTATVADEDYEPTSGQLVFPRGQTERVIRVPVIGDTKVEPDETFKVILSEPENAELGRDEAIGTILNDDVPEISIADTEILEGDRGRSFAEFKVTLNSPSNQIVRVDYNTADGTATVADRDYQRTTGRLVFPRGETERVIRVPVFGDTKVEPDETFRVILSEPQNAELGRGQATGTILNDDVPEISIADTQILEGDRGRSFAEFKVTLNSPSNQIVRVNYATADGTATVADGDYEPTSGELVFARGQTERVIRVPVIGDTEVEPDETFKVILSEPENADLGRDEATGTILNDDGLVSANISIADTQILEGDRGRSFAEFKVTLDRPSNQIVRVNYTTKDGTAKVADSDYEPTSGELIFPRGETERVIRVPVIGDTKIEPDQTFKVILSDPQNAELERGEATGTILDDDDPELGNSLGNPFVLGNLTGEIVRTNRIGFIESEKRDVNDYYSFRLNRTGTVTINLDDLVANANLQLLGSLGELIDQSNNPDTQAETITQRDLEPGIYHVRVHPHVSARTKYRLSIELI, from the coding sequence ATGGAAAATACTAGCGAAATATTGGGTCTGACAGTACCAGATCCACCGGACTATCTGAATCCCTTACCCTCACTGGGATTCATAGGTGATGTATCCGTAAAACCACTGACAGCAGCATTAGAAATCGAGGCGGCATTGACTCAGGTTAACCAACAATTAACAGAGTTTGTCGCCTCAGCTAATTTTGAGGCAGATTTACAAACGGCTTTCGGTGAATATACGGATGTGGAATTAGGTGCAACTATCATCGAGGCTTTAGCTAAGAGTAGCCAACTCCCAGATATGATAGTAGTGTCATCAGACCTAATGAATGGTGTTAATGGCGGTTTTGACTCTCTGACGGGTACGGTATATTTATCGGATGCGATAATTCACAGTGATCAACTGGTAAATGTGATTACGGAGGAATTCGGGCATTATATAGACTCCCAATTAAATGAAATTGACTCTCCTGGGGATGAGGGAGAGTTATTCATGCGGTTAGTGAATGGGGAGGTATTGAGTGAAGTTGATCTAACTTATTTGAGGAATAAAGATGACCGAGTAATGATTTTGGGTGGGTTGGTTGAGGTAGAAGCCAATGAAGATATTGTCATTGATAATCCTGCCAACTTTTTCCCGGAAATGTCTATAGCAGATACCGAAATACTGGAAGGCGATCGCGGTCGCAGTTTTGCGGAATTTCCGGTAACTCTCAACAGTCCCAGTGACAAAATTATCACAGTAAATTTTACTACGGCTGATGGCACGGCTACGGTGGCTGACGGAGATTATGAGCTAACTAACGGACGGTTAATTTTTCCGCGAGGCGAAACGGAAAGGATGATCAGAGTTCCGGTGATTGGGGATACCAAAGTCGAACCCGATGAAACCTTTAGGGTAATCCTGAGTGACCCACAAAATGTGACTTTAGCTAATGCAGTGGCTACGGGTACAATTATTAATGACGATATCGCACAAATTTCGATTTCTGACACCCAAATACTGGAAGGCGATCGCGGTCGCAGCTTTGCGGAATTTAAGGTAACTCTTGACCGTCCGAGTAACCAAATGGTGAGAGTTAATTTTACTACGGCTGATGGCACGGCTACCGTCGCTGACGAAGACTATGAGCCGACTAGCGGACAGCTAGTTTTTCCGAGGGGTCAAACGGAAAGGGTGATCAGAGTTCCGGTGATTGGGGATACCAAAGTCGAACCGGATGAAACCTTTAAGGTAATTCTCAGTGAACCGGAAAATGCGGAGTTGGGTCGGGATGAAGCGATCGGCACTATTCTTAATGATGATGTGCCAGAAATGTCTATAGCAGATACCGAAATACTGGAAGGCGATCGCGGTCGCAGTTTTGCCGAATTTAAGGTAACTCTCAACAGTCCCAGTGACCAAATGATCACAGTTAATTTTACTACCGCTGATGGCACGGCTACCGTGGCTGACCGAGACTATCAGCCAACTAACGGACGGTTAGTTTTTCCGCGAGGGGAAACGGAAAGGGTGATCAGAGTTCCGGTGTTTGGAGATACCAAAGTCGAACCAGATGAAACCTTTAGGGTAATTCTGAGTGACCCACAAAATGTGACTTTAGCTAATCGACAGGCTACGGGTACTATTCTTAATGACGATATCGCACAAATTTCGATTTCTGACACCCAAATACTGGAAGGCGATCGCGGTCGCAGCTTTGCGGAATTTAAGGTAACTCTTGACCGTCCGAGTAACCAAATGGTGAGAGTTAATTTTACTACGGCTGATGACACGGCTACGGTGGCTGATGAAGACTATGAGGAAACTAGCGGACAGCTAGTTTTTCCGAGGGGTCAAACGGAAAGGGTGATCAGAGTTCCGGTGATTGGGGATACCAAAGTCGAACCCGATGAAACCTTTAAGGTAATTCTCAGTGAACCGGAAAATGCCGAGTTGGGTCGGGATGAAGCGATCGGCACTATTCTTAATGATGATGATGATGATATTATAGTGCCAGAAATGTCTATAGCAGATACCGAAATACTGGAAGGCGATCGCGGTCGCAGTTTTGCGGAATTTCCGGTAACTCTCAACAGTCCCAGTGACAAAATTATCACAGTAAATTTTACTACGGCTGATGGCACGGCTACGGTGGCTGACCGAGACTATGAGCGAACTACGGGACGGTTAGTTTTTCCGCGAGGGGAAACGGAAAGGATGATCAGAGTTCCGGTGATTGGGGATACCAAAGTCGAACCCGATGAAACCTTTAGGGTAATCCTGAGTGACCCACAAAATGTGACTTTAGCTAATGCAGTGGCTACGGGTACAATTATTAATGACGATATCGCACAAATTTCGATTTCTGACACCGAAATAATGGAAGGCGATCGCGGTCGCAGCTTTGCCGAATTTAAGGTAACTCTTGACCGTCCGAGTAACCAAATGGTGAGAGTTAATTTTACTACGGCTGATGGCACGGCTACGGTGGCTGATGAAGACTATGAGCCGACTAGCGGACAGCTAGTTTTTCCGAGGGGTCAAACGGAAAGAGTGATCAGAGTTCCGGTGATTGGGGATACCAAAGTCGAACCCGATGAAACCTTTAAGGTAATTCTCAGTGAACCGGAAAATGCCGAGTTGGGTCGGGATGAAGCGATCGGCACTATTCTTAATGATGATATTATAGTGCCAGAAATGTCTATAGCAGATACCCAAATACTGGAAGGCGATCGCGGTCGCAGTTTTGCGGAATTTAAGGTAACTCTCAACCGTCCTAGTGACCAAATCGTGAGAGTTAATTTTACTACCGGTGATGGCACTGCTACCGTGGCTGACAGTGACTATGAGAGAACTAGGGGAGAGCTAGTTTTTCCGAGGGGTCAAACGGAAAGGGTGATCAGAGTTCCGGTGATTGGAGATACTAAAGTCGAACCGGATGAAACCTTTAGGGTAATCCTGAGTAACCCACAAAATGTGACTTTAGCTAATCGACAGGCTACGGGTACTATTCTTAATGATGATGTACCAGAAATCTCTATAGCAGATACCCAAATACTGGAAGGCGATCGCGGTCGCAGCTTTGCGGAATTTAAGGTAACTCTTGACCGTCCGAGTAACCAAATGGTGAGAGTTAATTTTACTACGGCTGATGACACGGCTACGGTGGCTGATGAAGACTATGAGCCGACTAGCGGACAGCTAGTTTTTCCGAGGGGTCAAACGGAAAGGGTGATCAGAGTTCCGGTGATTGGGGATACCAAAGTCGAACCCGATGAAACCTTTAAGGTAATTCTCAGTGAACCGGAAAATGCCGAGTTGGGTCGGGATGAAGCGATCGGCACTATTCTTAATGATGATGTGCCAGAAATCTCTATAGCAGATACCGAAATACTGGAAGGCGATCGCGGTCGCAGCTTTGCCGAATTTAAGGTAACTCTCAACAGTCCGAGTAACCAAATCGTGAGGGTGGATTATAATACGGCTGATGGCACGGCTACGGTGGCTGACCGTGACTATCAGCGAACTACGGGACGGTTAGTTTTTCCGCGAGGGGAAACGGAAAGGGTGATCAGAGTTCCGGTGTTTGGAGATACCAAAGTCGAACCGGATGAAACCTTTAGGGTAATTCTGAGTGAACCACAAAATGCCGAGTTGGGTCGGGGTCAAGCTACGGGTACTATTCTTAATGATGATGTACCAGAAATATCTATAGCAGATACCCAAATACTGGAAGGCGATCGCGGTCGCAGTTTTGCGGAATTTAAGGTAACTCTCAACAGTCCGAGTAACCAAATCGTGAGAGTTAATTATGCTACGGCTGATGGCACGGCTACCGTCGCTGATGGAGACTATGAGCCAACTAGCGGAGAGCTAGTTTTTGCGAGGGGTCAAACGGAAAGGGTGATCAGAGTTCCGGTGATTGGAGATACGGAAGTCGAACCGGATGAAACCTTTAAAGTAATTCTCAGTGAACCGGAAAATGCCGATTTGGGTCGGGATGAAGCTACGGGTACTATTCTTAATGATGATGGACTCGTTAGTGCCAATATCTCCATTGCAGACACCCAAATACTGGAAGGCGATCGCGGTCGCAGTTTTGCGGAATTTAAGGTAACTCTCGACCGTCCGAGTAACCAAATCGTGAGAGTTAATTATACTACCAAGGATGGCACGGCTAAGGTGGCTGACAGTGACTATGAACCAACTAGCGGAGAGCTAATTTTCCCGCGAGGCGAAACGGAAAGGGTGATCAGAGTTCCGGTGATTGGAGATACCAAAATCGAACCGGATCAAACCTTTAAGGTAATTCTCAGTGACCCACAAAATGCCGAGTTGGAACGGGGTGAAGCTACGGGTACTATTCTTGATGACGATGACCCAGAACTGGGTAATAGTTTGGGTAACCCCTTTGTGCTTGGCAACCTTACTGGTGAAATCGTTAGGACGAACCGAATCGGCTTTATTGAATCAGAAAAGCGTGATGTCAATGATTATTACAGCTTCAGACTGAATCGTACCGGTACTGTCACAATCAACCTTGATGACCTAGTGGCAAATGCTAACCTGCAATTGTTGGGTAGCCTGGGTGAGTTGATAGACCAATCTAATAATCCAGATACTCAGGCAGAAACTATTACCCAACGAGACCTTGAACCCGGAATTTACCATGTGCGGGTACATCCCCATGTTAGCGCTCGGACGAAGTACAGATTGAGTATTGAGTTGATTTAG
- a CDS encoding DUF4347 domain-containing protein, which translates to MNSQPLSYSQRTEPATREAVKPKLLVIIDSALEDYSLLVAGVIPSAQVLLLDSQGDGVQQISDILATETEIEQLHLLCHGSPGCLYLGNSILNLATLGKYTPELKKWRNALGVGSQVILYGCQVAAQKVGQKFVNTLHQVLGSNLAATDNLTGNKQRGGSWNLGVNIGRISASPVLSTEVMATYGGVLHYNLAWAQSIGVSDWYSRGGIAVDDAGNVYATGDFYGSIDINGDGTADLVSAGGTDAYIAKFNGDGTLVWAQSIGGSDFDSGNGIAVDDAGNVYATGDFSGRIDINGDGTADLVSAGETDAYIAKFNGDGTLVWAQSVGGSDFDSGNGIAVDDAGNVYATGDFSGRIDINGDGTADLVSAGRVDAHDAYIAKFNRDGTLVWAQSIEGRSLDSGDGIAVDDAGNVYATGRFSGSIDINGDGTADLVSAEYRTDAYIAKFNRDGALVWAQSIGGSYWGRRGITVDDAGNVYATGGFSGSIDINGDGTADLVLAGREDAYIAKFNRDGTLVWAQSIGGSDYFSSGNGIAVDDAGNVYATGGFSGSIDINGDGTADLVSAEYRTDAYIAKFNRDGTLVWAQSIGGRSSWDSGNGIAVDDAGNIYATGGFYSRIDINGDGTADLVSARGNSYIIKFETAAPDSVVPIRGTPGNDTLTGTRDADLLLGLDGNDTIKGLGGDDTLMGGFGHDYLDGGPGNDSLLGGPGRDTLIGGAGNDTLNGGPGQDILTGGPGADIFVFQFGESRVMQAKRRVYPDHITDFDIGTDKIDLLKQDGEEMNPPRRLTRAANNKGRRLQAVINQVFKDANGEQEGDQPLGINSAALVRATNRHIRGTYLVINDNVPGFQPRNDLVINITGYTGDLPGFGEIPVEDFFVV; encoded by the coding sequence ATGAACAGTCAACCGCTCAGTTACAGTCAGCGCACAGAACCTGCCACCAGGGAGGCGGTTAAGCCCAAACTACTGGTAATTATCGATAGCGCCCTAGAGGATTACTCTCTGTTAGTAGCAGGAGTGATTCCCAGCGCCCAGGTGCTATTGTTAGATAGCCAGGGGGATGGAGTGCAACAAATTAGCGATATTCTAGCAACAGAAACCGAAATTGAACAACTGCATCTACTCTGCCACGGTTCTCCGGGATGTCTATATTTAGGCAATAGTATCCTCAACCTAGCTACCCTAGGAAAGTATACTCCTGAGTTAAAAAAATGGCGAAACGCCTTGGGTGTTGGTAGCCAAGTGATTCTCTACGGATGCCAAGTAGCCGCCCAAAAAGTAGGGCAAAAATTCGTCAACACCCTGCACCAAGTTCTGGGTAGTAACTTAGCAGCTACCGATAACTTAACCGGAAATAAGCAACGGGGTGGCAGTTGGAATTTAGGTGTCAATATTGGGAGGATATCTGCATCTCCAGTATTGTCTACAGAGGTAATGGCTACCTATGGTGGGGTACTCCATTACAATTTGGCTTGGGCACAAAGTATTGGGGTAAGTGATTGGTACTCTAGGGGTGGTATCGCCGTAGATGATGCTGGGAATGTCTACGCTACAGGTGATTTTTATGGCAGCATAGATATCAACGGGGACGGCACTGCTGACCTGGTTTCGGCGGGAGGGACGGATGCCTATATTGCCAAATTCAACGGTGATGGTACTTTGGTTTGGGCACAAAGTATTGGGGGAAGTGATTTTGACTCTGGCAATGGTATCGCCGTAGATGATGCTGGGAATGTCTATGCTACAGGTGATTTTTCTGGCCGCATAGATATCAACGGGGACGGCACTGCTGACCTGGTTTCGGCGGGAGAGACGGATGCCTATATTGCCAAATTCAACGGTGATGGTACTTTGGTTTGGGCGCAAAGTGTTGGGGGAAGTGATTTTGACTCTGGCAATGGTATTGCCGTAGATGATGCTGGGAATGTCTATGCTACAGGTGATTTTTCTGGCCGCATAGATATCAACGGGGACGGCACTGCTGACCTGGTTTCGGCGGGAAGGGTGGATGCCCATGATGCCTATATTGCCAAATTCAACCGTGATGGTACTTTGGTTTGGGCACAAAGTATTGAGGGAAGAAGTTTGGACTCTGGCGATGGTATCGCCGTAGATGATGCTGGGAATGTCTATGCTACAGGTCGTTTTTCTGGCAGCATAGATATCAACGGGGACGGCACTGCTGACCTGGTTTCGGCGGAATATAGGACGGATGCCTATATTGCCAAATTCAACCGTGATGGTGCTTTGGTTTGGGCACAAAGTATTGGGGGAAGTTATTGGGGCAGGCGTGGTATCACCGTAGATGATGCTGGGAATGTCTATGCTACAGGTGGTTTTTCTGGCAGCATAGATATCAACGGGGACGGCACTGCTGACCTGGTTTTGGCGGGAAGGGAGGATGCCTATATTGCCAAATTCAACCGTGATGGTACTTTGGTTTGGGCACAAAGTATTGGGGGAAGTGATTATTTCAGCTCTGGCAATGGTATCGCCGTAGATGATGCTGGGAATGTCTACGCTACAGGTGGTTTCTCTGGCAGCATAGATATCAACGGGGACGGCACTGCTGACCTGGTTTCGGCGGAATATAGGACGGATGCCTATATTGCCAAATTCAACCGTGATGGTACTTTGGTTTGGGCACAAAGTATTGGGGGAAGAAGTAGTTGGGACTCTGGCAATGGTATCGCCGTAGATGATGCTGGGAATATCTATGCTACAGGTGGTTTTTATAGCCGCATAGATATCAACGGGGACGGCACTGCTGACCTGGTTTCGGCGAGAGGTAATTCTTATATCATTAAATTTGAGACCGCTGCGCCTGACTCAGTTGTTCCGATTCGAGGCACTCCTGGCAATGATACTTTAACCGGAACCCGCGATGCCGATTTGCTATTGGGATTAGACGGTAACGACACCATTAAGGGACTAGGTGGAGACGACACCCTGATGGGTGGTTTTGGTCATGATTACTTAGATGGAGGTCCGGGAAATGACAGCCTTCTTGGTGGTCCCGGTCGGGATACTTTAATCGGTGGTGCTGGTAACGACACCCTCAACGGTGGTCCCGGTCAAGATATTCTCACTGGTGGTCCTGGTGCTGATATCTTTGTGTTCCAGTTTGGGGAATCGAGGGTAATGCAGGCAAAGAGGAGGGTTTATCCTGACCATATTACCGACTTTGACATCGGTACTGATAAAATTGACCTGCTGAAACAGGACGGGGAGGAAATGAATCCCCCCAGGAGATTGACCCGTGCTGCTAATAATAAGGGTCGCCGTCTACAGGCTGTGATTAATCAGGTATTTAAAGATGCCAATGGGGAGCAAGAAGGCGACCAACCATTAGGAATTAACAGTGCTGCATTGGTCAGGGCAACTAATCGTCATATTCGCGGCACTTATCTGGTGATTAATGATAATGTTCCTGGTTTTCAGCCCCGGAATGATTTAGTTATCAATATCACTGGATATACAGGGGATTTACCAGGTTTCGGAGAGATTCCGGTTGAGGATTTCTTTGTAGTGTAA